The Halichondria panicea chromosome 14, odHalPani1.1, whole genome shotgun sequence genome contains a region encoding:
- the LOC135347849 gene encoding uncharacterized protein LOC135347849, producing the protein MITIGPVKSVVDENLHKVVQAIATCNCPSVAEAVMAEPSLKKEVLIRVARVLDDECSNMCKTTPPLSLFRRFLLFERELFSYSNCITELQTKCPTLYQLLWTVVTRSDKRNTVKCTSQHYPGMCMAVALVLKERNQHMTGLQTFLSLVLFNSNVQKKVLTRLNHMNVTISYTAVMKLITGISEQHKAPIEKWVNEGIIFEFVGDNVDKTVGVRDIRTDHRSTLVHMYSLLAVRARVDPPPPIFDFIPPDLTKIAVSYFLPNQADIDALRSNLQVIVSRVLADYIEVFKPQKRRVVAHIQHAHSKEMKEKSGVVVLDVLHKCETKTTDMIDIMREMISYLGDSANTCLSVGDLLTKERQDGSKRHVICSNTPSGRLDHLEPCIADWHCLLNFLMLVWKHLFKTSPRDHGTLRHLLHKIGRLPDANKPKKNLHACLDGLLTAFYGHLVEAARLELGIKSVDDFPLDSTGAKVKVKLSDVASAIVDKWTIVPEAILGQPLNDSSDGVNNYAHVLCHFAALVSEFYDGWHEGDGLRMLRCWKILMLHFFANRNTKYALESLKLQFQLASLPPDLVHQLTWGRFVNTRGGEGNNIPCDLYNEHINHLFKEIMGSNFKEQSSTRAARCVTTLSSIAETFDKLTGIHPESTSHTTSSNRDDVLSIATVVQSCDILKIKSDRSHANFPSFSASPLTSLNRQRLETWILEKTRQYTCNQHSDEQDNGDDGTGSNASESDESEL; encoded by the exons ATG ATCACGATAGGCCCAGTGAAGAGCGTGGTGGATGAAAACTTGCACAAGGTTGTGCAGGCAATAGCAACTTGTAACTGTCCCTCTGTAGCTGAGGCTGTGATGGCCGAACCTTCTCTCAAAAAGGAAGTACTGATCCGTGTTGCTAGAGTGTTGGACGACGAGTGTAGCAACATGTGCAAAACAACACCACCACTGTCACTTTTCCGGAGGTTTCTATTGTTTGAGAGAGAGTTGTTCTCATACAGTAACTGCATAACAGAGCTTCAGACAAAGTGTCCAACCCTATACCAGCTTCTATGGACTGTTGTAACCAGGTCTGACAAGAGGAACACTGTGAAATGCACAAGTCAGCATTATCCCGGCATGTGCATGGCTGTTGCTCTCGTCTTGAAAGAACGAAATCAGCACATGACAGGGCTCCAGACCTTTCTCTCACTCGTTTTGTTCAATTCTAATGTACAAAAAAag GTGCTTACAAGACTAAACCACATGAATGTAACTATCAGTTACACAGCAGTGATGAAACTAATCACCGGCATAAGTGAGCAACACAAGGCACCAATTGAGAAATGGGTCAACGAGGGAATAATATTTGAATTTGTAGGTGACAACGTGGACAAGACAGTGGGAGTGCGAGACATAAGAACAGACCACAGAAGCACAttagtacacatgtacagcttaCTTGCTGTACGAGCCAGAGTTGATCCTCCACCTCCCATCTTTGACTTCATTCCCCCTGATTTAACCAAGATTGCGGTATCCTACTTCCTGCCAAATCAAGCAGATATAGATGCTCTGAGGTCCAACTTGCAAGTGATTGTCTCAAGGGTTCTCGCTGACTACATTGAAGTTTTTAAGCCTCAAAAACGAAGAGTAGTGGCTCACATTCAGCATGCCCACAGCAAGGAAATGAAAGAGAAATCAGGAGTTGTGGTACTGGATGTCCTACACAAGTGTGAGACAAAAACAACGGACATGATCGATATCATGAGAGAAATGATTTCTTACCTAGGAGACAGCGCTAACACATGTTTGTCGGTGGGTGACCTACTCACGAAGGAGAGGCAGGACGGAAGCAAAAGACACGTTATTTGCTCTAACACGCCCTCTGGTCGTCTCGATCACCTAGAGCCATGTATAGCAGATTGGCACTGTCTCCTCAATTTCTTGATG CTTGTTTGGAAACACCTCTTTAAGACCAGCCCAAGAGATCACGGCACACTTCGACACCTACTGCACAAGATCGGTCGACTCCCTGACGCAAACAAACCAAAGAAGAATCTCCACGCATGCTTAGATGGTCTTCTTACAGCGTTTTATGGGCATCTAGTGGAAGCTGCTCGTTTGGAACTTGGCATAAAGAGTGTAGATGACTTTCCACTTGACAGCACTGGAGCTAAGGTTAAAGTCAAACTTTCAGACGTTGCcagtgcaattgttgacaagtGGACTATAGTACCAGAAGCGATTCTTGGACAGCCCCTTAATGACAGTAGTGATGGTGTCAACAATTATGCGCATGTTCTTTGTCACTTTGCTGCTCTTGTTTCAGAGTTCTACGATGGTTGGCACGAAGGTGATGGACTACGAATGCTAAGATGTTGGAAAATCTTAATGCTCCACTTCTTTGCGAATAGGAATACGAAGTACGCACTCGAATCGCTTAAGCTTCAATTTCAACTTGCTTCTCTGCCACCTGACTTAGTCCACCAGCTCACATGGGGTCGTTTTGTGAACACACGTGGAGGGGAAGGTAACAACATCCCATGTGATCTGTATAATGAACATATCAACCATCTGTTTAAGGAGATAATGGGTTCCAACTTTAAAGAACAATCTAGTACTAGGGCTGCTAGATGTGTCACTACCTTGTCATCAATCGCTGAAACATTTGATAAACTCACAGGGATACATCCAGAGTCTACGTCTCACACAACGTCATCGAATCGTGACGATGTCCTCTCAATTGCTACTGTGGTTCAATCCTGTGATATCCTCAAAATTAAAAGTGATAGAAGTCACGCTAATTTTCCAAGTTTTTCTGCAAGTCCTCTGACCTCTCTCAATCGTCAACGCCTGGAGACATGGATATTAGAAAAGACTAgacaatatacatgtaatcaACACAGTGACGAACAAGATAATGGAGACGATGGCACAGGCAGTAATGCGTCGGAAAGTGATGAATCGGAGTTATAA